In a single window of the Gossypium hirsutum isolate 1008001.06 chromosome D02, Gossypium_hirsutum_v2.1, whole genome shotgun sequence genome:
- the LOC107910167 gene encoding uncharacterized protein — protein sequence MNWVQRKIYLYNVTFGLYMLDWWERYLFNTLVIVLMWFIFYNSSRYVTEFYKRHLS from the exons ATGAATTGGGTCCAACGCAAGATCTATCTCTACAATGTCACATTTGGACTCTACATGTTGGATTGGTGGGAGCGTTACCTTTTCA ACACACTGGTTATTGTGTTGATGTGGTTCATCTTTTACAACAGCTCGCGATATGTAACGGAGTTTTACAAGAG GCATCTATCCTAG
- the LOC107910166 gene encoding COP9 signalosome complex subunit 4 isoform X2 — protein sequence MESALANASEIIDQRQKIEQYKHILSTVFSSNDIVQAKKFIDHMLSDDVPLVVSRQLLQTFAQELGRLEPEAQKEIAHYTLAQIQPRVVSFEEQVLIIREKLAELYESEQQWSKAAQMLSGIDLDSGMRVIDDTFRLSKCVQIARLYLEDDDSVNAEAFINKASFLVSNSQHEVLILQYKVCYARILDLKRKFLEAALRYYDISQIEKRQIGDETIDEDALEQALSAAVTCTILAGAGPQRSRVLATLYKDERCSKLKIYPILRKVYLERILRKPEIDAFAEELKPHQKALLPDNFTVLDRAMIEHNLLSASKLYTNISFDELGTLLGIPPHKAEKIASRMIYEDRMRGSIDQN from the exons ATGGAGAGTGCATTAGCAAACGCATCGGAAATTATAGACCAGAGGCAGAAAATCGAGCAATACAAACACATTCTATCAACTGTTTTCTCATCCAACGACATCGTTCAAGCCAAGAAATTCATCGATCATA tgTTATCGGACGATGTTCCACTGGTGGTATCAAGGCAGCTTTTACAAACTTTCGCTCAAGAATTAGGAAGGTTGGAGCCTGAGGCACAAAAGGAAATTGCTCATTATACCCTTGCTCAAATTCAGCCTCGTGTCGTTTCATTTGAAGAACAG GTACTGATTATCCGAGAGAAACTTGCTGAGTTGTATGAGTCGGAGCAGCAGTGGTCAAAAGCAGCGCAGATGCTAAGTGGGATTGATTTGGACTCTGGAATGAG GGTTATTGATGATACATTCAGATTGTCAAAATGTGTCCAAATTGCCCGTCTCTATCTTGAG GATGATGATTCTGTTAATGCAGAAGCTTTTATTAATAAAGCTTCATTCTTGGTTAGCAACAGTCAGCATGAAGTTTTGATTTTACAATACAAG GTATGTTATGCAAGGATTTTGGATTTAAAGAGGAAGTTCTTGGAAGCAGCATTGCGATACTATGACATATCTCAAATTGAGAAGCGACAAATAGGAGACGA AACCATTGACGAGGATGCTCTGGAGCAAGCTCTATCTGCTGCTGTTACATGTACAATATTAGCTGGTGCAGGTCCTCAGCGTTCTCGTGTTCTTGCCACACTTTACAAA GATGAACGTTGCTCCAAGCTGAAGATTTATCCAATATTACGAAAG GTTTATTTGGAGAGAATATTAAGAAAACCTGAAATTGATGCATTTGCTGAAGAACTGAAACCACATCAG AAAGCATTGCTTCCTGACAATTTTACTGTGCTGGACCGTGCCATGATAGAGCATAATCTTCTGAGTGCAAGCAAACTTTACACAAATATAAG TTTTGATGAGCTGGGTACTTTGCTGGGCATTCCTCCTCATAAG GCAGAGAAAATAGCCTCAAGAATGATTTATGAGGATAGAATGAGGGGATCAATTGATCAG AACTGA
- the LOC107910166 gene encoding COP9 signalosome complex subunit 4 isoform X1, with amino-acid sequence MESALANASEIIDQRQKIEQYKHILSTVFSSNDIVQAKKFIDHMLSDDVPLVVSRQLLQTFAQELGRLEPEAQKEIAHYTLAQIQPRVVSFEEQVLIIREKLAELYESEQQWSKAAQMLSGIDLDSGMRVIDDTFRLSKCVQIARLYLEDDDSVNAEAFINKASFLVSNSQHEVLILQYKVCYARILDLKRKFLEAALRYYDISQIEKRQIGDETIDEDALEQALSAAVTCTILAGAGPQRSRVLATLYKDERCSKLKIYPILRKVYLERILRKPEIDAFAEELKPHQKALLPDNFTVLDRAMIEHNLLSASKLYTNISFDELGTLLGIPPHKAEKIASRMIYEDRMRGSIDQVEAVIHFEDDTEELQQWDQQIVGVCQALNDILDSMAKKGMAVPV; translated from the exons ATGGAGAGTGCATTAGCAAACGCATCGGAAATTATAGACCAGAGGCAGAAAATCGAGCAATACAAACACATTCTATCAACTGTTTTCTCATCCAACGACATCGTTCAAGCCAAGAAATTCATCGATCATA tgTTATCGGACGATGTTCCACTGGTGGTATCAAGGCAGCTTTTACAAACTTTCGCTCAAGAATTAGGAAGGTTGGAGCCTGAGGCACAAAAGGAAATTGCTCATTATACCCTTGCTCAAATTCAGCCTCGTGTCGTTTCATTTGAAGAACAG GTACTGATTATCCGAGAGAAACTTGCTGAGTTGTATGAGTCGGAGCAGCAGTGGTCAAAAGCAGCGCAGATGCTAAGTGGGATTGATTTGGACTCTGGAATGAG GGTTATTGATGATACATTCAGATTGTCAAAATGTGTCCAAATTGCCCGTCTCTATCTTGAG GATGATGATTCTGTTAATGCAGAAGCTTTTATTAATAAAGCTTCATTCTTGGTTAGCAACAGTCAGCATGAAGTTTTGATTTTACAATACAAG GTATGTTATGCAAGGATTTTGGATTTAAAGAGGAAGTTCTTGGAAGCAGCATTGCGATACTATGACATATCTCAAATTGAGAAGCGACAAATAGGAGACGA AACCATTGACGAGGATGCTCTGGAGCAAGCTCTATCTGCTGCTGTTACATGTACAATATTAGCTGGTGCAGGTCCTCAGCGTTCTCGTGTTCTTGCCACACTTTACAAA GATGAACGTTGCTCCAAGCTGAAGATTTATCCAATATTACGAAAG GTTTATTTGGAGAGAATATTAAGAAAACCTGAAATTGATGCATTTGCTGAAGAACTGAAACCACATCAG AAAGCATTGCTTCCTGACAATTTTACTGTGCTGGACCGTGCCATGATAGAGCATAATCTTCTGAGTGCAAGCAAACTTTACACAAATATAAG TTTTGATGAGCTGGGTACTTTGCTGGGCATTCCTCCTCATAAG GCAGAGAAAATAGCCTCAAGAATGATTTATGAGGATAGAATGAGGGGATCAATTGATCAG GTGGAAGCGGTTATACATTTTGAAGATGATACAGAAGAGCTGCAACAATGGGACCAACAG ATTGTTGGTGTGTGTCAAGCTCTGAATGACATACTTGATAGCATGGCAAAGAAGGGCATGGCAGTTCCTGTGTAA